The proteins below are encoded in one region of Sebastes fasciatus isolate fSebFas1 chromosome 16, fSebFas1.pri, whole genome shotgun sequence:
- the LOC141753209 gene encoding lysophosphatidic acid receptor 6, with protein MEQWNMTDVPTKPFSPLSNCTVDTSYRFTFYQVSYGVIFLLGLATNSLALRRLCVSPCTMNSTAIYMVSLSAADLFFVISLPLRIYYYHQKARASSTKTGDLSSWTQGVAYCHLTFTLKYISLYGGIFFLLCIAVDRYFAVVHPLASTLRRLRVAQLVSGGIWCLVLGLSVSLPLLRSAAARQHQPCLLDPSSQRHRTIILVALGLVIGLFLLPTVLLLCSYCRVLSVLRQPRHRSRSQRRSRRHTLTVIYWVLGIFLLCFVPYHINLLGYTLTHVGLLQHCGLAKVTKAVHPVVLSLASSNCCLNPLIYYFSGSLVHREAPGGGGSGSQ; from the coding sequence ATGGAGCAGTGGAATATGACTGATGTGCCAACCAAGCCATTCTCACCTCTGTCTAACTGCACCGTGGACACCAGCTACCGCTTCACCTTCTATCAGGTGTCCTACGGTGTCATCTTCCTGCTGGGGTTGGCCACCAACAGCCTGGCTCTGCgcagactgtgtgtgtctccCTGCACCATGAACAGCACAGCCATTTACATGGTCAGCCTGTCAGCAGCCGACTTGTTTTTTGTCATCTCTCTGCCCCTGAGAATCTACTACTACCACCAAAAGGCCAGAGCATCGTCCACCAAGACAGGAGATCTGTCCAGTTGGACTCAAGGGGTGGCGTATTGCCACCTCACTTTCACCCTCAAATACATCAGCCTATATGGAGGCATTTTCTTCCTGCTGTGCATCGCTGTGGACCGTTACTTTGCTGTAGTGCACCCGCTGGCCTCGACACTCCGCAGGCTGCGTGTTGCACAGCTGGTAAGCGGGGGAATCtggtgcctggtgctggggctCAGCGTGAGTCTGCCTCTGCTGCGCTCTGCAGCCGCTCGCCAACACCAGCCCTGTCTGCTGGACCCGTCCTCGCAACGCCACCGCACCATCATCCTGGTAGCTCTGGGCTTAGTGATCGGGTTATTTCTGCTGCCCACTGTGCTACTTCTCTGCAGCTACTGCCGAGTGCTGAGTGTGCTTCGCCAGCCGAGGCACCGCTCCCGCAGCCAGCGCCGCAGCCGCCGGCACACTCTCACAGTTATTTACTGGGTGCTAGGCATCTTCCTGCTGTGCTTCGTCCCCTATCACATCAACCTCCTGGGATACACCCTCACACATGTGGGGCTGCTGCAACATTGTGGTCTGGCCAAGGTGACCAAGGCTGTGCACCCCGTGGTGCTATCACTAGCTAGCTCCAATTGCTGCCTCAACCCGCTCATCTACTATTTCTCTGGCAGCCTGGTGCACAGGGAGGCGCCCGGTGGTGGAGGCAGTGGCAGCCAGTGA